A single window of Channa argus isolate prfri chromosome 2, Channa argus male v1.0, whole genome shotgun sequence DNA harbors:
- the ildr1a gene encoding immunoglobulin-like domain-containing receptor 1a isoform X2: MMTLCIQVITPETKRNTFLFSSVTLRCDYSTSATVQDVLVTWTYKSFCMDPVLEYYSTAYQSALQLGQDPTNNCLDSQRTVRVVIQKKGTNGPILGLQYSGRKITIENKADLVISEVMWWDNGVYICSVNAAGDTSGDPDQDINLIVYNWLTVLLIIIGALLLMMLFCICCCQCCPQACCCYVRCPCCPQQCCCPEKAVMQHRMIKEAQKSMVPWLGGQPMYAPMSHASSQMNPLLYSGSVSGKGINMQPMPLPPPQHSVYSMPPHSVHGNHTPGSTNHMLDYLESQMKGMDMSSPLVPLQSQPPPPHHMQQIPPPVQYMPPTVQFSKGPPSMISALEDVPTERRVITLPPIREQQLGRMPPPAPKTRPPSSSGSSRTGFGRRDERGASDRHYPSPTRSRSIARSYSQDSLDGYSRNSVRETANRPRSRSREDLLDNRTRAHYSPPASRRSRRGSWSSDDEGSSRRGGRREGGGWADKPPNYIEYEPGRKPGTQRTERFSDKSSRSGTSVVI; the protein is encoded by the exons ATGA TGACTCTGTGTATTCAGGTGATTACTCCTGAGACAAAACgcaacacatttctgttttcctcaGTGACCCTCCGCTGTGACTACTCCACATCTGCAACCGTCCAAGATGTCCTCGTCACCTGGACATACAAGTCTTTTTGCATGGACCCTGTGCTGGAGTACTACAGCACAG CATATCAGTCGGCACTTCAGTTAGGACAGGATCCAACCAACAACTGTCTAGATAGTCAGCGGACGGTGCGTGTTGTCATCCAGAAGAAAGGAACCAATGGTCCGATACTAGGACTACAGTACAGTGGACGCAAAATCACCATCGAAAATA AGGCAGACTTGGTCATCAGTGAGGTGATGTGGTGGGATAATGGGGTCTATATCTGCTCTGTGAATGCTGCTGGAGACACTTCTGGAGACCCTGATCAAGATATCAACCTCATTGTATACA ACTGGTTAACAGTACTACTAATCATCATTGGAGCTCTCCTTCTTATGATGCTCTTCTGTATctgctgctgccagtgctgccCTCAGGCCTGCTGCTGTTATGTTCGCTGCCCCTGCTGCCCACAGCAATGCTGCTGTCCTGAAAAAG CTGTAATGCAGCACCGTATGATAAAGGAGGCTCAGAAGTCCATGGTTCCCTGGTTAGGAGGACAGCCAATGTATGCACCAATGAGTCATGCCTCCTCCCAGATGAACCCGCTGCTGTACTCGG GATCTGTTTCAGGGAAAGGCATCAATATGCAGCCAAtgccccttcctcctcctcagcatTCAGTTTACAGCATGCCTCCTCACAGTGTCCATGGTAACCACACCCCTGGCAGCACCAATCACATGCTTGACTATCTGGAGAGCCAGATGAAGGGGATGGACATGAGCAGTCCTCTTGTGCCTCTACAG AGCCAGCCACCTCCACCCCACCACATGCAGCAGATCCCACCTCCTGTTCAATATATGCCTCCCACTGTCCAATTTTCCAAAGGCCCTCCCAGCATGATCTCTGCCCTTGAGGATGTTCCAACAGAGCGCCGTGTCATTACACTTCCACCAATAAGGGAGCAACAGCTGGGTAGAATGCCACCTCCTGCACCTAAGACTCGCCCCCCGAGCTCCAGTGGAAGCAGCCGCACCGGCTTTGGTCGTCGTGATGAGCGAGGAGCATCAGACAGGCATTACCCTTCTCCCACTAGATCTAGAAGTATTGCCCGGAGCTACAGCCAGGACTCACTTGATGGGTACAGTCGCAACAGCGTACGAGAAACCGCAAACCGCCCCCGCTCCCGTTCTAGGGAGGATTTGTTGGACAACCGGACCAGAGCACATTACTCTCCCCCTGCATCACGTCGATCAAGGCGAGGGTCCTGGAGCTCGGACGATGAGGGAAGCAGCCGTAGAGGTGGGAGGAGAGAAGGTGGTGGCTGGGCTGACAAACCTCCGAACTACATAGAGTACGAACCTGGACGGAAACCAGGAACACAGAGGACCGAACGCTTCTCT GACAAGAGCTCTCGCAGTGGCACCAGTGTCGTCATCTAA
- the ildr1a gene encoding immunoglobulin-like domain-containing receptor 1a isoform X1 has product MFVYHPFYSKREDFSIMRRLGPAAILLLSLIKVTLCIQVITPETKRNTFLFSSVTLRCDYSTSATVQDVLVTWTYKSFCMDPVLEYYSTAYQSALQLGQDPTNNCLDSQRTVRVVIQKKGTNGPILGLQYSGRKITIENKADLVISEVMWWDNGVYICSVNAAGDTSGDPDQDINLIVYNWLTVLLIIIGALLLMMLFCICCCQCCPQACCCYVRCPCCPQQCCCPEKAVMQHRMIKEAQKSMVPWLGGQPMYAPMSHASSQMNPLLYSGSVSGKGINMQPMPLPPPQHSVYSMPPHSVHGNHTPGSTNHMLDYLESQMKGMDMSSPLVPLQSQPPPPHHMQQIPPPVQYMPPTVQFSKGPPSMISALEDVPTERRVITLPPIREQQLGRMPPPAPKTRPPSSSGSSRTGFGRRDERGASDRHYPSPTRSRSIARSYSQDSLDGYSRNSVRETANRPRSRSREDLLDNRTRAHYSPPASRRSRRGSWSSDDEGSSRRGGRREGGGWADKPPNYIEYEPGRKPGTQRTERFSDKSSRSGTSVVI; this is encoded by the exons ATGTTCGTATATCATCCCTTTTATTCGAAGCGGGAAGATTTTTCCATTATGCGGAGACTTGGACCTGCCGCGATCCTCTTGTTGTCGCTAATAAAAG TGACTCTGTGTATTCAGGTGATTACTCCTGAGACAAAACgcaacacatttctgttttcctcaGTGACCCTCCGCTGTGACTACTCCACATCTGCAACCGTCCAAGATGTCCTCGTCACCTGGACATACAAGTCTTTTTGCATGGACCCTGTGCTGGAGTACTACAGCACAG CATATCAGTCGGCACTTCAGTTAGGACAGGATCCAACCAACAACTGTCTAGATAGTCAGCGGACGGTGCGTGTTGTCATCCAGAAGAAAGGAACCAATGGTCCGATACTAGGACTACAGTACAGTGGACGCAAAATCACCATCGAAAATA AGGCAGACTTGGTCATCAGTGAGGTGATGTGGTGGGATAATGGGGTCTATATCTGCTCTGTGAATGCTGCTGGAGACACTTCTGGAGACCCTGATCAAGATATCAACCTCATTGTATACA ACTGGTTAACAGTACTACTAATCATCATTGGAGCTCTCCTTCTTATGATGCTCTTCTGTATctgctgctgccagtgctgccCTCAGGCCTGCTGCTGTTATGTTCGCTGCCCCTGCTGCCCACAGCAATGCTGCTGTCCTGAAAAAG CTGTAATGCAGCACCGTATGATAAAGGAGGCTCAGAAGTCCATGGTTCCCTGGTTAGGAGGACAGCCAATGTATGCACCAATGAGTCATGCCTCCTCCCAGATGAACCCGCTGCTGTACTCGG GATCTGTTTCAGGGAAAGGCATCAATATGCAGCCAAtgccccttcctcctcctcagcatTCAGTTTACAGCATGCCTCCTCACAGTGTCCATGGTAACCACACCCCTGGCAGCACCAATCACATGCTTGACTATCTGGAGAGCCAGATGAAGGGGATGGACATGAGCAGTCCTCTTGTGCCTCTACAG AGCCAGCCACCTCCACCCCACCACATGCAGCAGATCCCACCTCCTGTTCAATATATGCCTCCCACTGTCCAATTTTCCAAAGGCCCTCCCAGCATGATCTCTGCCCTTGAGGATGTTCCAACAGAGCGCCGTGTCATTACACTTCCACCAATAAGGGAGCAACAGCTGGGTAGAATGCCACCTCCTGCACCTAAGACTCGCCCCCCGAGCTCCAGTGGAAGCAGCCGCACCGGCTTTGGTCGTCGTGATGAGCGAGGAGCATCAGACAGGCATTACCCTTCTCCCACTAGATCTAGAAGTATTGCCCGGAGCTACAGCCAGGACTCACTTGATGGGTACAGTCGCAACAGCGTACGAGAAACCGCAAACCGCCCCCGCTCCCGTTCTAGGGAGGATTTGTTGGACAACCGGACCAGAGCACATTACTCTCCCCCTGCATCACGTCGATCAAGGCGAGGGTCCTGGAGCTCGGACGATGAGGGAAGCAGCCGTAGAGGTGGGAGGAGAGAAGGTGGTGGCTGGGCTGACAAACCTCCGAACTACATAGAGTACGAACCTGGACGGAAACCAGGAACACAGAGGACCGAACGCTTCTCT GACAAGAGCTCTCGCAGTGGCACCAGTGTCGTCATCTAA
- the tmem39a gene encoding transmembrane protein 39A isoform X1, whose product MPGRRGPSRQQLSRSALPSLQTLVGGNLGNGTGLRNRSSNSMGLSAPPLSAYITPEPVRHSRIPELPLDSSLLFEFLLFLYLLVALFVQYINIYRTVWWYPYSHPATSTSLNFHLMDYHLVIFITVMLARRLVWTIVSEVSQSSGGSLLRYVVLITARLCLLTLCGWVLCWTLVNLCKNHSVLNLLFLGYPFGVYVPLCCFHQEGGKSQTASGECNYPSDHQQTDLTEAPFFRPRDFLFLLRENLREQFSSPPHMPTHTCPPHTHSHTPELIRAEVEELKSDFNRRIKEVLFNSLFSAYYVAFLPLCFVKSTQYYDMRWSCEHLIMVWINAFVMLMSQLLPPSYCDLLHRSAAHLGRWQKLEHGSYSNAPQHVWSESTIWPQGVLVRHSRCLYKAVGTYNVALPSDVSHARFYFLFHKPLRILNLLIWIESSVVLYQLYSLLRSERWNHTLSLGLILFCNYYVLFKLLRDRIVLGKAYAFPLSSNSLGLKSQ is encoded by the exons ATGCCGGGTCGCAGGGGtcccagcagacagcagctaaGTCGCTCTGCTCTGCCATCCCTGCAGACTTTGGTTGGAGGCAACCTTGGCAATGGCACAGGCCTCAGGAACAg AAGCAGTAACTCCATGGGTCTGTCTGCACCACCTCTCTCAGCCTACATAACACCAGAGCCAGTCCGACATTCGAGGATTCCTGAGCTGCCATTGGACAGTAGCTTGCTGTTTGAATTCCTgctctttctttatttactgGTGGCCTTGTTTGTCCAGTATATCAACATCTACAGGACGGTGTGGTGGTACCCATACAGCCACCCTGCTACCTCTACCTCGCTT AACTTTCACTTGATGGACTACCACCTGGTTATCTTCATCACAGTCATGTTGGCTAGAAGGCTTGTTTGGACTATAGTTTCAGAG GTGTCTCAGAGCAGCGGTGGATCACTGCTCCGCTATGTGGTTCTGATCACAGCTCGACTCTGCCTTCTTACCCTGTGTGGCTGGGTGCTCTGCTGGACACTGGTCAACCTCTGCAAGAACCATTCTGTGCTCAACCTCCTCTTCCTGGGCTACCC ATTCGGTGTGTATGTCCCACTCTGCTGTTTTCATCAGGAGGGGGGCAAAAGCCAAACGGCATCGGGTGAATGTAATTACCCATCAGACCACCAGCAGACCGACCTAACGGAGGCCCCGTTCTTTCGACCACGTGACTTTCTTTTCCTATTACGAGAGAACCTCAGAGAGCAGTTTTCCAGCCCCCCACACATGCCCACTCACACCTGcccgccacacacacactctcacacaccagAACTTATCCGAGCTGAGGTGGAAGAGCTAAAGAGTGATTTCAACCGTCGAATAAAAGAAGTACTGTTCAATTCGTTGTTCAGTGCTTACTACGTGGCCTTCTTACCGCTCTGCTTTGTCAAG aGCACTCAGTACTATGACATGCGCTGGTCATGTGAGCATCTGATCATGGTGTGGATCAATGCATTTGTGATGCTGATGAGTCAGCTGCTCCCACCAAGCTACTGTGACCTACTTCATCGCTCTGCAGCTCACCTGGGCCGCTGGCAGAAACTGGAGCACGGTTCATACAGCAACGCACCTCAGCATGT GTGGTCAGAAAGCACTATTTGGCCTCAGGGGGTGTTGGTACGACACAGTCGATGTTTGTATAAGGCAGTGGGAACCTATAATGTTGCTCTGCCCTCTGATGTTTCCCATGCAAGGTTTTAT TTCCTGTTCCACAAGCCGTTGCGGATCCTGAACCTGCTGATCTGGATTGAGTCGAGTGTGGTTTTGTACCAGTTATACTCTCTGCTGCGCTCTGAACGCTGGAATCACACTTTGTCCTTGGGCCTCATTCTCTTCTGCAACTACTATGTCCTTTTTAAACTGCTCAGAGACCGCATTGTGTTGGGCAAGGCCTACGCCTTCCCACTGTCCTCCAACAGTTTAGGACTTAAATCACAATAA
- the tmem39a gene encoding transmembrane protein 39A isoform X2 has translation MPGRRGPSRQQLSRSALPSLQTLVGGNLGNGTGLRNSSNSMGLSAPPLSAYITPEPVRHSRIPELPLDSSLLFEFLLFLYLLVALFVQYINIYRTVWWYPYSHPATSTSLNFHLMDYHLVIFITVMLARRLVWTIVSEVSQSSGGSLLRYVVLITARLCLLTLCGWVLCWTLVNLCKNHSVLNLLFLGYPFGVYVPLCCFHQEGGKSQTASGECNYPSDHQQTDLTEAPFFRPRDFLFLLRENLREQFSSPPHMPTHTCPPHTHSHTPELIRAEVEELKSDFNRRIKEVLFNSLFSAYYVAFLPLCFVKSTQYYDMRWSCEHLIMVWINAFVMLMSQLLPPSYCDLLHRSAAHLGRWQKLEHGSYSNAPQHVWSESTIWPQGVLVRHSRCLYKAVGTYNVALPSDVSHARFYFLFHKPLRILNLLIWIESSVVLYQLYSLLRSERWNHTLSLGLILFCNYYVLFKLLRDRIVLGKAYAFPLSSNSLGLKSQ, from the exons ATGCCGGGTCGCAGGGGtcccagcagacagcagctaaGTCGCTCTGCTCTGCCATCCCTGCAGACTTTGGTTGGAGGCAACCTTGGCAATGGCACAGGCCTCAGGAACAg CAGTAACTCCATGGGTCTGTCTGCACCACCTCTCTCAGCCTACATAACACCAGAGCCAGTCCGACATTCGAGGATTCCTGAGCTGCCATTGGACAGTAGCTTGCTGTTTGAATTCCTgctctttctttatttactgGTGGCCTTGTTTGTCCAGTATATCAACATCTACAGGACGGTGTGGTGGTACCCATACAGCCACCCTGCTACCTCTACCTCGCTT AACTTTCACTTGATGGACTACCACCTGGTTATCTTCATCACAGTCATGTTGGCTAGAAGGCTTGTTTGGACTATAGTTTCAGAG GTGTCTCAGAGCAGCGGTGGATCACTGCTCCGCTATGTGGTTCTGATCACAGCTCGACTCTGCCTTCTTACCCTGTGTGGCTGGGTGCTCTGCTGGACACTGGTCAACCTCTGCAAGAACCATTCTGTGCTCAACCTCCTCTTCCTGGGCTACCC ATTCGGTGTGTATGTCCCACTCTGCTGTTTTCATCAGGAGGGGGGCAAAAGCCAAACGGCATCGGGTGAATGTAATTACCCATCAGACCACCAGCAGACCGACCTAACGGAGGCCCCGTTCTTTCGACCACGTGACTTTCTTTTCCTATTACGAGAGAACCTCAGAGAGCAGTTTTCCAGCCCCCCACACATGCCCACTCACACCTGcccgccacacacacactctcacacaccagAACTTATCCGAGCTGAGGTGGAAGAGCTAAAGAGTGATTTCAACCGTCGAATAAAAGAAGTACTGTTCAATTCGTTGTTCAGTGCTTACTACGTGGCCTTCTTACCGCTCTGCTTTGTCAAG aGCACTCAGTACTATGACATGCGCTGGTCATGTGAGCATCTGATCATGGTGTGGATCAATGCATTTGTGATGCTGATGAGTCAGCTGCTCCCACCAAGCTACTGTGACCTACTTCATCGCTCTGCAGCTCACCTGGGCCGCTGGCAGAAACTGGAGCACGGTTCATACAGCAACGCACCTCAGCATGT GTGGTCAGAAAGCACTATTTGGCCTCAGGGGGTGTTGGTACGACACAGTCGATGTTTGTATAAGGCAGTGGGAACCTATAATGTTGCTCTGCCCTCTGATGTTTCCCATGCAAGGTTTTAT TTCCTGTTCCACAAGCCGTTGCGGATCCTGAACCTGCTGATCTGGATTGAGTCGAGTGTGGTTTTGTACCAGTTATACTCTCTGCTGCGCTCTGAACGCTGGAATCACACTTTGTCCTTGGGCCTCATTCTCTTCTGCAACTACTATGTCCTTTTTAAACTGCTCAGAGACCGCATTGTGTTGGGCAAGGCCTACGCCTTCCCACTGTCCTCCAACAGTTTAGGACTTAAATCACAATAA
- the LOC137121851 gene encoding serine protease 23-like yields the protein MRSRAALPRCPFFLFLLFLPFVFSSSSSAHPQWILQRVPVVLAQHTEDRPAPLFVSPVRLDVTSPCDPECHKRAPLPSYWDLRRILAYETLHSNGRLTETAIGIYGYNPSSNTSPAYSSGSPGEAGVSRVRRKRQIFGHDGRFSIAGQNYLLNYPFSVAVKLSTGCSGTLVGDRHVLTAAHCVHDGKNYVKGAQKLRVGFLKPKHRDIQGLFFHLPSNFTKHVEGGPAHYTPPMNDKMKFQWIRAKRTHVPKGWIKGNANDIGMDYDYALLELKKPHKRRHMKLGVSPPAQRLPGRRVHFSGFDNDRPGQLVYRFCRAGEETSDLLYQHCDAQPGASGSGVYARMWDGRRRRWERKVIGVFSGHQWVERQGASQEFNVAVRITPLKYAQICYWIKGNFLDCREG from the exons ATGCGCTCCCGGGCTGCTCTCCCACG GTGTcccttctttctgtttctcctcttccttccctttgttttctcctcatcctcctctgccCACCCACAGTGGATTCTCCAGCGGGTCCCTGTGGTCCTCGCACAGCACACAGAGGATCGCCCTGcccctctctttgtctctccgGTGCGTCTGGACGTCACTTCCCCCTGTGATCCAGAATGCCACAAACGAGCCCCTCTGCCAAGCTACTGGGACCTGCGGCGTATTCTGGCCTACGAGACTCTCCACTCTAATGGTCGATTAACCGAGACTGCCATTGGGATCTACGGCTACAACCCTAGTTCTAACACCAGTCCAGCCTACTCTTCAGGGTCGCCTGGGGAGGCTGGTGTGTCACGTGTTAGGCGAAAGCGACAGATCTTTGGCCACGATGGACGTTTTAGCATTGCTGGACAGAACTACCTGCTTAATTATCCTTTCTCAGTGGCGGTCAAACTGTCCACTGGGTGTTCTGGTACACTAGTGGGGGATCGTCATGTTCTCACAGCTGCTCACTGTGTTCATGATGGTAAAAACTATGTAAAAGGAGCCCAGAAGCTCAGGGTTGGCTTTTTAAAACCCAAACATCGAGACATACAAGGTTTATTCTTTCACCTCCCCTCCAACTTCACCAAACATGTTGAAGGTGGCCCTGCTCATTATACCCCACCAATGAATGACAAAATGAAGTTCCAGTGGATAAGAGCCAAGCGCACCCATGTTCCCAAAGGTTGGATTAAAGGGAATGCCAATGATATTGGGATGGACTATGACTATGCTTTGCTTGAACTAAAGAAACCTCACAAACGCAGACACATGAAGCTAGGAGTCAGCCCCCCAGCTCAGAGGCTGCCTGGTCGACGGGTTCACTTCTCGGGATTTGACAATGATCGTCCAGGCCAGTTGGTGTATCGCTTCTGTCGAGCCGGCGAGGAGACATCAGACCTGCTGTACCAACACTGTGATGCTCAACCTGGTGCTAGTGGCTCAGGAGTCTATGCTCGGATGTGGGATGGCCGTCGCCGGCGTTGGGAGCGGAAGGTGATAGGTGTGTTTTCTGGGCATCAGTGGGTGGAACGACAAGGGGCATCTCAGGAATTCAATGTAGCTGTGAGAATAACGCCACTAAAATATGCTCAGATCTGCTACTGGATAAAAGGAAACTTTCTGGATTGCCGTGAAGGGTGA